A single region of the Lotus japonicus ecotype B-129 chromosome 4, LjGifu_v1.2 genome encodes:
- the LOC130714757 gene encoding uncharacterized protein ycf23-like, giving the protein MHSLTCTPVSSPSHTLLKPNNNNPLLGSTWRPCPPLKRRACFTTRALLSSTKETVLKDFQERRALKIISGLHNFDKDNVASVVTAADKGGATHVDIACDPELVKLAISLTSCPVCVSSVDPATFPAAVEAGALMVEIGNYDSFYEKGVVFTPEQILILTKETRRLLPSIALSVTVPHTLSLPDQVKLAELLEQEGVDIIQTEGGKCSNPTKSGILGLIEKATPTLAAAYSISRAVKIPVMCSSGLSAVTAPMAITAGAAGVGVGSAVNRLNDVVAMIAEVRSIANSLKTPFQICPATHEVEINRQ; this is encoded by the exons ATGCATTCCTTAACATGCACCCCAGTTTCATCTCCTTCTCACACCCTTCTAAAGCcaaacaacaacaacccttTATTGGGTTCAACTTGGAGGCCTTGTCCACCTTTGAAAAGAAGAGCCTGCTTCACTACCAGAGCTCTATTGTCATCCACCAAAGAAACTGTTTTGAAGGATTTCCAGGAACGAAGAGCTCTCAAG ATTATCTCAGGCTTGCATAATTTTGATAAAGACAATGTTGCCTCTGTTGTCACTGCTGCAGACAAG GGGGGAGCGACTCACGTGGATATAGCATGTGACCCGGAGTTGGTCAAGCTAGCTATCAGTTTAACTTCTTGTCCG GTTTGTGTTTCTTCTGTAGATCCTGCAACATTCCCAGCTGCAGTTGAAGCAGGAGCACTAATG GTTGAGATTGGAAACTACGATTCATTCTATGAGAAGGGAGTAGTTTTTACTCCAGAGCAG ATTCTAATACTAACAAAGGAAACAAGGAGGCTACTTCCTTCTATCGCCTTGTCTGTTACAGTTCCTCACACACTAAGCCTCCCTGATCAG GTCAAGCTCGCAGAGTTACTGGAACAAGAAGGCGTGGATATTATTCAAACCGAGGGAGGAAAATGTTCCAATCCTACAAAGTCTGGTATACTGGGTTTGATTGAGAAG GCAACACCAACTTTAGCAGCAGCATATTCTATATCGCGAGCTGTTAAGATACCTGTCATGTGCTCATCTGGGCTAAGTGCTGTCACAGCACCTATGGCTATCACTGCTGGAGCTGCTGGAGTG GGTGTGGGCTCTGCTGTTAATAGACTAAATGATGTGGTTGCCATGATTGCTGAGGTCAGAAGCATTGCTAATTCATTGAAGACACCCTTTCAGATATGCCCTGCAACACATGAAGTGGAAATTAACAGACAGTAG